From the genome of Salarias fasciatus chromosome 22, fSalaFa1.1, whole genome shotgun sequence:
ATTTAAGCAGTTCAGAGGCAGTGACATCCTTTCTGATTCCATGGAAGGTATCAACTTCTGTAGTCTCTGTGATGGTTGTGGTTGTAGTTTTTGTTGTACTGCTGGATGTCTTGGTTGTGGAACTGTTCTCCTTTGTTTCTGGTGGAGGACCTGTGACGATTGTTGATGATGAAGACGTGGTTGTCGTGTTCTGCTGAATGATTGTCAGGATGATTTCCAAAAAGCGTTCAATTGTGATAGCACCACTCTTGAACTGTTTCACAAGCTCTCGTCTCTTCTCCTCAGTGATGTACCTGGAGTATATCAGATCCCAGAGAGAGACAACCAACCCTTTATACTTCCCTCCAGCTTTGGTTGTTGTCGTAGATTTCAGGATGAGTTTAGTTGCCTCgtcaacaaagaaataaaactcacCCTTTTTGACAATAGACAGCAAATTTAAACCTGTAACTGGGTCTATGACACACCTCTCAATCAGCTGAAGATAAGTGAGGTTCTCTTTGGTGTTGGGGTCAAAGAAGCCTTTGGTGTCGTCGTCGGCATCAGATaagatttcattcatttcttcatCAAAGTAACCTCTTTGGTATGCCACCTGAACAGGCACTCTGTGACTGTGCACAGGGTCAATTATGCCTCCTGTTGCAATCTGTGCTTCAAGGAGACGGATTCCATGATCTTTCACAATTAGATCTTTTGTCAAAGCCTGGAACAATGAAATTGTGTCTCCAGTGTAAGGATCTTTGTATCCTGTAACTGCTCTCTCTGCTGAAAGCAATTTCTTTTTCCACTCCTGTCCAACCACTCCTTGAGCTacagcttcctccacagaaaGTTTCTTGTTGTTGACTGGGTCAATGACAAAGCCAGTTGCAGCTTGGGCTTCCAGCAGGATCAGAGAGGTGCCAGGAGTCAGAAGACCTTTGCTTTTGGCTTCGTAGATGCTCATAACCTTTTTTGTGGATTCAACTCTGACACCTGCAATGCAGTTTGTTGCTCCGAGGAACTTTTGAACAGATTCCATTTTGGTAACTTTATCTGGTGTTATTTCTCCTTGTATGATCTGAGAGAAAAGCTCCTTTGAGATAATCTTTGACTCATACAACTCACTGGCCGAGACTTGCTTTCTCAATCCTTTGAACTTCTTTTCTTTGGATGACACTTCTGTAACAATAGCTGTAATTATTTCAATAATCTCCTCTATTGTCAAGGTTTTTGTCCTGTATTGTTGTATGAGTTGCTCCCTTTTTTGTTCTGATATGTATGCAGATAACAACACTTCCCACACTGACACATCTTTGCCCGTAAATGTGCCCACATTTAAGgtgatgattttgtttttcagtgcaAATTCTATTTGCTCATCAGTATGCAGCTCATGTGATGCTTCTGTATTCAGTGGGAGGAGAAGCAGTCCAGTTTTAGGATCTTTCTCACATCGGTTGATCAGCTGAAGGTATGTGacgttttcttttgtgtttgggTCCAAGAATCCCTTTGTGCTGTCAGAGGACTTCAGCAGAATTTCATGAGTTTCTTCATCCAGATATCCCTTTCTAATTGCAACATGAGCAGGTACTCTATGACTTTGATTTGGATCAATGATTCCTCCAGTTGCTATCTGTGCTTCAAGAAGTCGGAGGCCATTGCTTCTTGGAATGAGTTGTTCTTTCATGCTTTCAAATAGAGTTATTCCTATATCTGTGTAAGGATCTTCATAGCCCGTGACGGCTCGTTCTGCCAACAGAAGTTGTTCACGAACATCAGGTCCAATTACTTTCTCTTTGATCGCTTCATCAACAGTGTAGAACTTGTTTTCAAGAGGATCAATGATCCATCCTGTTGCAGCTTGTGCTTCAAGTAGCAAGAGTGCCATGCCAGGTGTCAGTAgatctttattttttgcttCATATATGCGCATGACTGTCTGTGATGGAAGAACTTTGATTCCAGCTATGCTCCCAGTCCCTTTAAGGTATCTTTTCACAGACTCCTCTTGGGCCACTGTTTCAAATGCAACAgtttcttctttcacttttttgaaCGTGTCTTCATTGATAACATCAGAATCCAGGAGTTGTTCTGCAGAGACAAGCTTTCTCAAGCCCATGATTGTCTTAGGAGCTTCACTTTTCGCCAGTTTTTCAATTGTGGAGATGACCAATGTGATTACAGTTTGTGTGGTAATCCGCCTTGTTCTGAATTTTTCAATAATCTCAAGCAGCTGATCTTCAGTGAAGTACCGGGAATGGAGCAGGTCCCACAAGGAAACAGATTTTCCTGAATAACATCCAACAGAGACACTGACAACTGTCTTTTCAAACTCTTGCTGTATCTCTGCCTCAGTGTACATTTTTTCCGCTGCTGTTGTGACTTTGGGCTTATCATTCAGTGGCAGGAGAAGCAGTCctgtttctttatcttttaCACATCTGCTCAACATTTCGGAATACGTGAGATTTTCGTGCGTTTTGGGGTCAAAAAAGCCCTTTGTGTCATCAGTTGGATCTGATAGTATCTGATTAAGTTCTGCATCGAAGTACCCTTTTTTGTAAGCAACCTCAACAGGCAAGTGGATGCACATTATTGGATCAATAATGCCACCCGTAGCAATCTGGGCCTCAAGTAAACGAATGCCATGCTGCCTCACAATGAGATCCTTTTCCAAGGCTTGGAAAAGTGAAATTGTGTGGCCTGTATATGGATCTCTGTAACCTGTGACAGCTCTTTCTGCAGACAAAAGTTTTTCATACATTTGAGGACCAACCATGTTTTCTTTGAGAGCTTGTGCTACTGTGAACTTTTTATTTCTCAGAGGGTCAACGATGAAGCCGGTAGCAGCTTGCGCTTCAAGAAGGCAAAGGGCAGTACCAGGTGTGAGGATGCCACTCCTTTGTGCTTCATAGATGCTTAGCTTCTGATTGGAGGGTTGCAGTATCACCCCAGCCACACAGTTTGTTCCTCGTAGGTAATTTCTCACACTCTCCATGTTCATCACGTTAGTGCTTGTTGTCTTTCCATCAATCAAGTCGTTGTAGGTTTTTTCATCTACAATTCCCAGCTCCGCCAGGGTCAGAACAGAAACCTTCCCTCTCAGACCTTCAAGGTATAATTCCTCTTGCTGCTTTATCTCTTTTGCCTTAATGATCTCTAAAATGGTGACAGTGAGTTGCTCAACTGTGATTTTCCTCAACCTGAAGAGCTTGAATAGTTCCTGCCGCTTGTCTTCAGACAAATATTCCGAATTGATGAGATCCCACAGTGTTGTGTGCTTTCCCTTGAACCTGCCGTATTTGACAgtgactgttgttgttttgagtaTTTCCCAAATGTTATcctttatgtttattttgtgcATCTTTCCTTTAAGAGGCAAAAGGCACAGGCCTGTGATGGAATCTGTGACACATCTTTCCAAGAGTTGCAAGTATGTCAGGTTCTCCTGGGTGTTTGGGTCAAAGAAACCTTTGGTGTCGTCACTTGGATCATCCAGGATCTGATTCATTTCTTCATTAAAGTAGCCCCTCTTATAGGCCACATGAACAGGGATACGATGGCTGTTCACTGGATCGATGATCCCTCCAGTAGCGATTTGTGCCTCCAGCAGTCTGATTCCATGTTCTTTCACAATCAGATCATTTTGCATCGCTTGGAACAAAGAGATTATTTTGCCATCATATGGATTTCGGTATCCAGTGACGGCTTTCTCTGCTGAGCGCAGCTTTTGACAGACATCAGGTCCCACTATATTTGCTTTTACAGCATCATCTACTGAAAACTTTCGGTTTCCAATAGGGTCAATGACAAACCCTGTTGCTGCCTGGGCCTCCAGCAGAATCAGAGCAGTTCCTGGCATCAGCATGCCTTTTTGTCTGGCCTGGTAGATGGTCATGATTTGAGAATTTGGAAGCAGAACACCTGCAATGCTGCCCATGCCCTTCAAGTACATATTTACATGTTCGTCTTCCACCACTTCCTTGACTGACATTTTGCCCTTATTCAGCTCTTCCAGAATCTCCTCACTAATGATTTCTGCCTCCACAAGCTGTTTTGCTGTAACAGTTTCTCGGATGCCTTCAAAAACAACTTTAGTTGTTGTCACTGATGTTTCTATGATTTCCAGAACTGTTTTGATGATTGTCTTAACATCCAGCGTTCCTTCCCTGTATTTTTTGAAGATGTCCTGCCTCTGCTGTTCATCAAAGTATTCTGACATCAGAAGTTCCCACAGGGATACTGTCATCCCCATGTACTTTCCGTGCGTGACTTTCACTTTCTCCTGTTTGAAGAGCATCTTGGTTTGGTAATCGATGAAGTTGAAGTTCCGTGTGTCTGATTTGTCATGGAGAGGGAGGAGACACAGTCCAGTGGCAGGATCAATGACACACCTTTCCATCAACTCAAGATATGTTAGATTAGCCTCTGTATTTGGGTCAAAAAAACCTTTTGTGTCATCCCCTGAATTCTCTAGTATGGCATTCATCTCTTTAGTCAAATAACCTCTCTTGAAGGCTATTTCTGTCGGAAGTCTGTGGCTGTTGATTGGGTCTATGATCCCACCTGTAGCAATTTGTGCCTCAAGAAGACGGATCCCATGTTCCTGAACGATCAGGTCTTTTGACAGCGCTTGAAACAGTGATATCGTTTCACCTGAATAAGGGTCTATGTATCCAGTGACTGCTCGCTCAGCAGAACGCAGTTTTGCAGTGTATTCTGGGCCAACAAGTTTGTTTTTGACAGCTTCATCTACAGTgtactttttgttttccaccGGATCAATCATGAATCCGGTCGCAGCTTGTGCTTCAAGCAGAACAAGTGCTGTTCCGGGCATCAGTATGCCTTTCCTCATGGCTTCATAGATGCTCATTCTTTGATTGGTTGAGAGAAGAGCTATGCCTGCAATGGAGCCCTTTCCTTGCAGGTATTCCTTTACAGTTTCCATCAGCAACACTTCCTGTGTTGTTGTCTTTCCTTTTTGCAGGTCATCGTATATTTCTTTGTCAATGATCTTTGATTCAAGAAGTTCGGTGGAGGATATGCCTCTACGCAGACCTTTGAAGGTGATGCAAACTGGAAGGAGCAGCAAACCTGTGTCAGGCTCCACCATACATTTCTCCAAGAGGGTTTGGTAGCCGACATTCTTTTGTGCAGTTGGATCATAAAACACTTTGAGCTCCTCCATTTGGTTATCAAGCAAACCTTTTTCATAGTACCCCTTCCCAATCCCAGTGTCAACCGAGACGTTTGTCTTCTCAATGGGATCGAACAGGCCTTTTGTTGCGATCTGGGCTTCGAGCATTCTCAGCCCATAAGTTCTTGTGACTAAATCTTTTTGCATCGCTTGGAATACAGATATTGTTTGATTTGTGTAGGGGTCTATGTAACCAGTGATTGCTTTCTCTGCTGTGAGCAATTTCTCTTTCATCTCTGGACCTACAATTCCCGCTTTAACAGCATCTAGCACACTTAGTATTTTGTTGTTGATGGGGTCAATGATGCCTACTGTGGCTGCTTGTGCTTCAAGCAGGGCCAACGCTGTTGCTGGCTTAAGGAAGCGTTTTTTCATGGCCTGATATATGGTTATcttctccttcgtcttctccaGGAATATGCCGGCCACAGGTCCGTGGACGTCTGTGCCATTTTGCATCTCCTTGGTGTCCCCCATGTTGTTGCCAATCCTGAGCCAATGGCCTGCGTCAACACAGAAAAGGGattgttaaaacaaaacaaacaaaacaaaaaaaccttggATATTGTAAAGTAATCAAAAAGTATTTAACCAAAAGAAATATGTGCACAAAAATGAACCTGCTCTGGTAGTGTTCACTGGAGGCTGTTCTCAATAGCACAGAACAAAGTAAGAGCTTATAAGTGTAATCATACCCCTTAGAGCAAAGGGGTAtgagtatgaaagttgtgagagtgaatggttggtggtggtcgggggggccgatggcgcagattggcagactcgcttccgtcagtctgccccagggcagctgtgcctacaatagtagcttaccaccacccagtatggagagaatgaataatgcaatgtaacgCATCTTTGaatgtccagaaaagcgctatataaaactaatgcattattattattattattattattattattattattattatgaaaaagttaTTAATATCTTAACCAAACCCAAataatttgaaattaaaaaagaaaatgaaattgcACTTTTACTCGATGctatttttaataaaacctcctggtgaaaacatgcagtgaaatgtcacaaaaatCCGCTCCTCTGTGTGTGGCATTTATCACTGTTCTTACCTGTGCTTGCATGTTCACTTCCACAATGTGCTGATAATTTAGtacgagttttttttttgtttttgtttgaaaacagCACAACAGTGTATGTTTGTTGCGAAACATTTATATGTATAGTTACTTAGGCTAAAGATTTTGCACATTGTCCACAGTACTTGTAGATCGAGCAAAGTTCTGTCAGAATAATACATTTTACTTAACCTTTAGTGAAGTTACCTTGAAAGAAAATGCTCAGAGTAACCAAAATGAACACAGTGTTATATTTCTAATGTGTTACTTCCATCCCTGAACAGCTGATGAGGATCTTTGTTGCAGATAAAATTCCGGGAGTATAATTTTGAACAACATCCAACATTATAAGAATAACATCTCAAACCTTTAAGTCGAGTGTGAGTCAGTCAGCAGCTTCTGATCGCTGAGGTCTTCGTTCTCCTCAGGATTCGGACCAACGGCAGCCAGACGGCTGTGCCAGAGCCCAGCGGCGTGGAAACTCTGTCCCTGTAGAAATAAAAGAGCCAGgagtttaaaatgtgttgttgttttttggatATCCTTATATTTTCTCTTCATGGCAGCTCGCAAACACGCACACGGACCATTTTCATTTATCAGTGCCGCTTATTTAATTAgataataaatgaatgaatactgTCTGGAAACCTTCCAGGAACTGTAATCAATGCTTGGAGGCCTTTATTCTATGTCGTATGGAGATAACGCGTTACAGTGTGGTCCTAGTCTTTCCACATAAGCAGATATTACAGGTCTATATAGTTTCCACAGACATATGCATCGCTGGGTGTTATTTTCAGTCTTTGTTAAACCATGAATGTGTTAACACACATCTTCTATTTACTTTGGCACGACGAGCCATGATCTGTCGAAACTGGAACAGCCAGATACCCCATGTTGTAACGGCTGAGTTGAAACTCAAACACTCGCACATACAAGCACCTCCAAGTGACACAGTTAAATAGTTATGATCCTTCACAATCCttagaataaaagaaaacaatttaaagCTGCAGCAATTTAAGTGACATGGCAGCGACTCCAGACATCCATCATGTTTCAAGATAATCACACAGACAATTCAAGATTTATTGAACAAACTGACTAAAGCATGTAACAACAATGTGAACTACTGTTTGTGTTGCATGAAACGAAAgcatggaaaacaaaagactttaaaatgtaGGAATTAATTTACCAGTATGTTCTACATGAGTTTACAGATTACTGCAAAGCTGTAGTTCTCCACCACAGAAACTATGAGTTAAAGAGCACGTAAATCCGTCCAGGCCAAGGGTAgaatcataaaaaaagaaaggaaacttTTATGGAAGAAGATTATCCTTAAAGGAGAAGCTACATACGTACATCACACGAGAAATGTGAAGGGAgtagtgtttgtgtggaaaTCAGAGGCTTTTTCCACCCACTCAGTTTGTAGGGTAAAGACATGATGTCAGTGAGAGGAATGAACCTGAACAACCTCggggaaaaaaagggagtgGAGAGAAACTCAGGCATGATATTCACAGACCTATTCATTACTTTAATGCTGAATGAGAGACTGGGCCAACACACAGACAAGCCTCCACTGTGCAGGTTATTCTTTCCATATGTTGTTAACaatccaaacttttttttttttatagcctCAACACGTTAGATTGTCTCCATCTCTAATCAAGAGGAGataaaaaggtgtgtttaacAACACGCAGTGTGTCGCCTGGAAAGTTactctttcacttttttaacaAATATTCCAAGTGTTCAATCGCAGCTGTTCTTCAGTATCTCCATGTAACTGCTGATTCAGCTGTTTGAATTTAATGGCTCTCTTTGTAAATCTCTGAGTATCTTGGAAGACGGTGAACACTGACTTTGAGTTTTACTGTACTGTGTGAATATGTTGATCTCATAAACtccaataacaaaaaaaaactgcctgaGGCAAAGAGTCGTCACCGTAACAAAGCTTCACTGTTCTCTGCTCACAGCACCTGGATAAATCACACTTTTGCAAACTAAAGAACACCATCAGATAAAATTATGCATAAATACGAACAAAGACATAAATAATATTAAGATCTTCGATAATTTATCTGAATAATGCGAGGAAGCTTTCTACTACATAGTTGTATTCTGCATTTTCTGTTGCAGTCGGACACACCAGCTCTGTGCTACTGTGACAGGAAATGTGTGAATGCCACTATATTTTATGATCAGAGTTGTTTTATGACTCCACTCCACTTTTTTTAATTCGCTGCCCTTCACACATGTGACAGCATATGACTGATTTGCACTGTTGTTGATGTTTCATGTTGAAACAAGAGTCTTATTCAAACTGactgtcatgtttttaaaatacatgATTGTATCTACCGTAACcaaaacctctttttttcctcatcagcCAAGCTAAGTATTTTTTGGTAGCTGAATCCAGTCCAACATTGACTGTCTAGACAGTTTATtcactgtctgcatgttttaatTGAAGCCACCATAAACTTATCTTCAAACTTATCTATTCAACCCTTCAACATTAGATATGAACAATTATATGAcatcacattgtttttgtttgctttaaaatgattttcttgATTGTTAATAAATTGCACTTAACTACACTCGCACAAACGCCGTTTCtagaaacacacacgcgcggtACCAGTATGATAAAACATCATTAAcacagtgggattcaaaccggAGACTCAGTAGATCACTCCGCCTTCTGTTACAATCATCACAAAATTCTTGTGTGTTTAGCCACAGATTGCCACCGACAGAAACATCGACTTCACTTTCAGACACACCCTTCTTACATAACACAAGCTTCTGTGTGAGGACTCattgtggggggtgggggcgtggtcatggggggtggggggtggtgcaAGAACAGGTCCTAGCTTGGTCTTAATAAACTATGTACACACCCACCGATCCACCCACTGATACACTGTAGAGTCTTTTTGGGGTTGGAGCGTAGATAACATCTTCATAGCAGGTCTCCACAGCAGACACACCTTTCTCAGTGAATTAATATTTCTATTGTTCAGCTGCGAGTACGAGTCGGTCCTGAACAGTGGAATTAGGACTTTCATGCCATGTTCCTAAATATAAAGCCACCCACAACAATCACAACTGCATAAATACTGACACAACATATATGCAGGTGCACAGAATCAATGACAGACTATCAAGCAGAATAGCGCTGGACTGCATTGCACTACTGAAGATTCAAAGTTGACACTCACTTTACTTTTCACTGCACAGCCTTTGTCAAGAATCTCAAAATAAAGATTCataaacaggaaagaaaaactaaaacaaatgcatcaaaaaaaccaacattATTGCGTTTACCATACCGTCAAACAAGCAAGATACAGAAATAATCAGATTTCACTTTAATGTTAAACGTTTATCTTGAAAAGTTACTCAAAATGAttcattaaaactttttttttttactgtcaatTAACCGCAGCTCAAACTTGTGGAAACAAACATCCTTGCTGTTTTTAAGCCTCCACAGGAAGTCTTTATTTCACACTCGTGGCAGGCATTTGAATAAATTAAGGTACTTTCAGTAATGCTGCCACATAATAACCTTCATAGTAAGTTAGTGATGATTTACAAGGAGACAAGTAGTGAAAGTCTCTTCAGTACGTATGATTGGCTTTGTGCTTGATGTGATGCCAAAGGGTGTTCCCACTTGTCTCAATGAGTTACAGCTTCTATTGTTTTAGCTTTGGGAACAATCTGCCTGAATGACAACACTCTGGAGCTGACCGCTACTCAGCCCATTAGTTTGGTGAAATAAGTGGTGGATTCTGCGTTCGACTTGTCAACCACTACTTAACACCGACACACATGCCCTTTTAGTGA
Proteins encoded in this window:
- the eppk1 gene encoding epiplakin isoform X1, yielding MGDTKEMQNGTDVHGPVAGIFLEKTKEKITIYQAMKKRFLKPATALALLEAQAATVGIIDPINNKILSVLDAVKAGIVGPEMKEKLLTAEKAITGYIDPYTNQTISVFQAMQKDLVTRTYGLRMLEAQIATKGLFDPIEKTNVSVDTGIGKGYYEKGLLDNQMEELKVFYDPTAQKNVGYQTLLEKCMVEPDTGLLLLPVCITFKGLRRGISSTELLESKIIDKEIYDDLQKGKTTTQEVLLMETVKEYLQGKGSIAGIALLSTNQRMSIYEAMRKGILMPGTALVLLEAQAATGFMIDPVENKKYTVDEAVKNKLVGPEYTAKLRSAERAVTGYIDPYSGETISLFQALSKDLIVQEHGIRLLEAQIATGGIIDPINSHRLPTEIAFKRGYLTKEMNAILENSGDDTKGFFDPNTEANLTYLELMERCVIDPATGLCLLPLHDKSDTRNFNFIDYQTKMLFKQEKVKVTHGKYMGMTVSLWELLMSEYFDEQQRQDIFKKYREGTLDVKTIIKTVLEIIETSVTTTKVVFEGIRETVTAKQLVEAEIISEEILEELNKGKMSVKEVVEDEHVNMYLKGMGSIAGVLLPNSQIMTIYQARQKGMLMPGTALILLEAQAATGFVIDPIGNRKFSVDDAVKANIVGPDVCQKLRSAEKAVTGYRNPYDGKIISLFQAMQNDLIVKEHGIRLLEAQIATGGIIDPVNSHRIPVHVAYKRGYFNEEMNQILDDPSDDTKGFFDPNTQENLTYLQLLERCVTDSITGLCLLPLKGKMHKINIKDNIWEILKTTTVTVKYGRFKGKHTTLWDLINSEYLSEDKRQELFKLFRLRKITVEQLTVTILEIIKAKEIKQQEELYLEGLRGKVSVLTLAELGIVDEKTYNDLIDGKTTSTNVMNMESVRNYLRGTNCVAGVILQPSNQKLSIYEAQRSGILTPGTALCLLEAQAATGFIVDPLRNKKFTVAQALKENMVGPQMYEKLLSAERAVTGYRDPYTGHTISLFQALEKDLIVRQHGIRLLEAQIATGGIIDPIMCIHLPVEVAYKKGYFDAELNQILSDPTDDTKGFFDPKTHENLTYSEMLSRCVKDKETGLLLLPLNDKPKVTTAAEKMYTEAEIQQEFEKTVVSVSVGCYSGKSVSLWDLLHSRYFTEDQLLEIIEKFRTRRITTQTVITLVISTIEKLAKSEAPKTIMGLRKLVSAEQLLDSDVINEDTFKKVKEETVAFETVAQEESVKRYLKGTGSIAGIKVLPSQTVMRIYEAKNKDLLTPGMALLLLEAQAATGWIIDPLENKFYTVDEAIKEKVIGPDVREQLLLAERAVTGYEDPYTDIGITLFESMKEQLIPRSNGLRLLEAQIATGGIIDPNQSHRVPAHVAIRKGYLDEETHEILLKSSDSTKGFLDPNTKENVTYLQLINRCEKDPKTGLLLLPLNTEASHELHTDEQIEFALKNKIITLNVGTFTGKDVSVWEVLLSAYISEQKREQLIQQYRTKTLTIEEIIEIITAIVTEVSSKEKKFKGLRKQVSASELYESKIISKELFSQIIQGEITPDKVTKMESVQKFLGATNCIAGVRVESTKKVMSIYEAKSKGLLTPGTSLILLEAQAATGFVIDPVNNKKLSVEEAVAQGVVGQEWKKKLLSAERAVTGYKDPYTGDTISLFQALTKDLIVKDHGIRLLEAQIATGGIIDPVHSHRVPVQVAYQRGYFDEEMNEILSDADDDTKGFFDPNTKENLTYLQLIERCVIDPVTGLNLLSIVKKGEFYFFVDEATKLILKSTTTTKAGGKYKGLVVSLWDLIYSRYITEEKRRELVKQFKSGAITIERFLEIILTIIQQNTTTTSSSSTIVTGPPPETKENSSTTKTSSSTTKTTTTTITETTEVDTFHGIRKDVTASELLKSKIIDEELYEDLSTGKVTVTEVSEMASVRKYLEGTNCIAGVYIQSTNQTMSIYEAKSKGLLTPGTSLVLLEAQAATGFVIDPVNNKKLSVEEAVAQGVVGQEWKSKLLSAERAVTGYKDPYTGNTISLFQSLKKDLIVKDHGIRLLEAQIATGGIIDPVYSHRVPVQVAYQRGYFDEEMNKILSDADDDTKGFFDPNTKENLTYLQLVERCITDPITGLSLLVIVKKGELYFFVDEATKHILKSKTTTRAGGEYQGATVSLWDLLYSRYVAEEKRQDLVKQFKSGAITIERFLEIILTIIQQHTTTTSSSSTIVTCPPLETKETSSSTTKTTTTTITETTEVDTFHGIRKDVTASELLESKIIDEELYEDLSTGKVTVTEVSEMASVRKYLEGTNCIAGVYIQSTNQTMSIYEAKSKGLLTPGTSLVLLEAQAATGFVIDPVNNKKLSVEEAVAQGVVGQEWKKKLLSAERAVTGYKDPYTGNTISLFQALTKDLIVKDHGIRLLEAQIATGGIIDPVYSHRVPVQVAYQRGYFDEEMNKILSDADDDTKGFFDPNTKENLTYLQLVERCITDPITGLSLLVIVNKGELYFFVDEATKRILKSKTTTRAGGEYQGATVSLWDLLYSRYVAEEKRRDLVKQFKSGAITIERFLEIILTIIQQHTTTTSSSSTIVSSPPLEIKKDSSTTKTSSSTTKTTTTTITETTEVDTFHGIRKDVTASELLKSKIIDEELYEDLSTGKVTVTEVSEMASVRKYLEGTNCIAGVYIQSTNQTMSIYEAKSKGLLTPGTSLVLLEAQAATGFVIDPVNNKKLSVEEAVAQGVVGQEWKSKLLSAERAVTGYKDPYTGNTISLFQSLKKDLIVKDHGIRLLEAQIATGGIIDPVYSHRVPVQVAYQRGYFDEEMNKILSDADDDTKGFFDPNTKENLTYLQLVERCITDPITGLSLLVIVNKGELYFFVDEATKHILKSKTTTRAGGEYQGATVSLWDLLYSRYVAEEKRQDLVKQFKSGAITIERFLEIILTIIQQHTTTTPSSSTIVTCPPLETKETSSSTTKTTTTTITEITEVDTFHGIRKDVTASELLESKIIDEELYEDLSTGKVTVTEVSEMASVRKYLEGTNCIAGVYIQSTKQAMSIYEAKSKGLLTPGTSLVLLEAQAATGFVIDPVNNKKLSVEEAVVRGVVGQEWKKKLLSAERAVTGYRDPYTGDTISLFQALTKDLIVRAHGIRLLEAQIATGGIIDPVYSHRVPVQVAYQRGYFDEEMNKILSDADDDTKGFFDPNTKENLTYLQLVERCITDPITGLSLLPLHK